The following are encoded in a window of Pseudomonas sp. St316 genomic DNA:
- a CDS encoding APC family permease, whose protein sequence is MQTDEHKLRPNSLGVSDIVFFVVAAAAPLGATLGAAPAVFAIGGPSAPSLYLCASVILLLFAIGFAAMSRYVVSAGGFAELVKVGIGRPFGNAASGIAILAYICMLIGIFGAFAAFNSEAFKSFLGFDLSWQASAIFAIIIVGVFGYLDVNISAKVLGVLMILEVLILVVFDAAVLIKSDTTAITFQNLIPTDLSTPGLGVAFMFAFACFVGFESTTIYGEEAKNPHKTIPMATYIAIGLIGIFYTVTTWCLGIAYSGADIQAAAGTDLVNFVFNANTKFVGQWSTDLMQILAVTSLFAVLLSFHNALCRYLFSLSRSGFIFKRLGRVHAKNSSPHNASITLSFITLFIIALFMAADADPINSLYMWMVALGTLGILALQTLGCIAVIAYFKKTRKGHFWQGLVAPALGGAGLFVVVLLAITNFQELSGAKSGLASQLPWLVLVAAILGVVNGIRKPKRLIDGGNPAST, encoded by the coding sequence ATGCAAACCGATGAACACAAGCTACGCCCCAATTCATTAGGCGTATCCGATATTGTTTTTTTTGTTGTAGCCGCTGCCGCTCCTCTAGGAGCTACGCTGGGTGCAGCACCCGCTGTTTTTGCTATTGGAGGCCCCAGCGCACCAAGTCTGTATCTTTGTGCATCCGTGATTCTATTACTTTTCGCTATTGGCTTTGCGGCCATGAGCAGGTATGTGGTGAGTGCTGGTGGCTTTGCTGAACTGGTTAAAGTCGGAATAGGTCGACCTTTTGGCAACGCTGCTTCAGGCATCGCGATCCTGGCTTACATCTGCATGCTGATTGGAATCTTCGGCGCCTTCGCTGCTTTTAACTCTGAAGCCTTCAAGTCCTTTCTCGGATTTGATCTAAGCTGGCAAGCTAGCGCTATTTTCGCGATCATTATTGTTGGTGTCTTCGGCTATTTGGATGTGAATATTTCGGCCAAAGTTCTTGGCGTTCTGATGATACTGGAAGTCTTGATTCTGGTGGTATTTGACGCCGCCGTTCTTATAAAATCCGATACCACAGCCATCACCTTTCAAAACCTCATACCTACTGACTTAAGCACACCTGGACTCGGTGTGGCCTTTATGTTCGCTTTCGCGTGTTTCGTGGGTTTTGAGTCAACAACGATATACGGTGAAGAAGCTAAAAACCCACATAAGACCATCCCGATGGCAACTTACATTGCAATTGGATTAATCGGTATATTCTATACAGTCACCACCTGGTGCCTGGGGATCGCTTACAGCGGCGCTGACATTCAAGCCGCTGCAGGCACGGATTTAGTAAACTTCGTCTTCAATGCAAACACAAAATTTGTAGGCCAATGGTCAACAGACCTTATGCAAATCCTAGCAGTGACGAGTCTATTTGCCGTCTTGCTGTCGTTCCACAATGCACTTTGCAGGTATCTCTTTTCGCTGTCGCGCTCGGGCTTCATTTTCAAAAGGCTAGGCAGGGTTCATGCCAAAAATAGCAGCCCACACAATGCAAGTATTACGCTTAGTTTCATAACACTGTTTATTATCGCTTTGTTCATGGCAGCAGATGCAGACCCTATCAACAGTCTGTATATGTGGATGGTTGCTCTTGGCACGTTGGGTATCCTGGCACTTCAAACATTGGGTTGCATTGCAGTTATTGCATACTTTAAGAAAACCCGCAAAGGGCACTTCTGGCAGGGGCTAGTAGCACCGGCCCTAGGTGGCGCTGGGCTATTTGTAGTCGTTCTGCTCGCCATCACTAACTTTCAAGAACTAAGCGGAGCAAAATCCGGGCTCGCTAGCCAACTACCTTGGCTAGTTTTGGTGGCAGCAATTTTGGGAGTAGTTAACGGTATCAGGAAACCTAAGCGACTGATTGATGGGGGCAACCCGGCTTCAACTTGA
- a CDS encoding aldehyde dehydrogenase family protein encodes MHKTQPYTSLNLQPIAGTWREGSTGRSMTVNDPFTRKPLIEISLASKEDLNDAYTRAAQAQVAWAETGPTARAAVLLRAAQIFDERHQEIVDWIISESGSTRIKAEFEWISAKNITLEAASFPNRVHGRIVESDVPAKESRIYRRPLGVVGVISPWNFPLHLTQRSLAPALALGNAVVVKPASDTPVTGGLLLARIFEEAGLPAGVLSVIVGSGAEIGDDFVSHPIPSFISFTGSTPIGQNIARQASCGEYLKHVALELGGNNPFVVLADADLELAVHAAVVGKFLHQGQICMAVNRIIVEDSIYDDFASMFIQRVSNLVLGDPGDIKTAVGPVINQKQFSGLTQKVAQAKREGATLAYAGESEGLVFAPHVFTEVKPHMELAVEEIFGPIAGLMRAKDAEHALELANATQFGLSAAVFSGDLDRGVQFARRIQSGMAHVNDIPVADAANIPFGGEKNSGIGRFNGDWAIDEFTTTQWVSVQRQPRQYPF; translated from the coding sequence ATGCATAAGACCCAACCTTATACCTCTCTGAATCTTCAACCCATTGCGGGTACTTGGCGCGAAGGCAGCACGGGCCGCTCAATGACCGTCAATGACCCCTTTACGCGCAAACCTTTAATCGAAATCTCTCTCGCTAGCAAAGAGGATTTGAATGATGCCTACACCCGAGCGGCGCAGGCTCAGGTTGCATGGGCAGAAACAGGCCCCACTGCACGCGCTGCGGTACTACTGCGCGCAGCACAGATCTTCGATGAGCGTCATCAAGAAATAGTTGATTGGATTATTTCGGAATCAGGTAGCACCCGGATTAAAGCCGAGTTCGAATGGATATCGGCAAAAAACATTACCTTGGAAGCAGCATCCTTCCCGAATCGTGTCCATGGACGGATTGTCGAATCCGACGTGCCGGCTAAAGAAAGCCGTATCTATCGCCGTCCACTTGGGGTTGTGGGGGTAATTAGTCCTTGGAACTTCCCTCTCCACCTGACTCAGCGCTCACTTGCTCCAGCCCTGGCACTTGGCAATGCAGTGGTAGTAAAGCCTGCAAGTGACACACCTGTTACCGGCGGACTTCTGCTCGCACGAATCTTTGAGGAAGCTGGACTGCCAGCTGGCGTACTCAGCGTGATCGTTGGTTCCGGAGCAGAAATCGGTGACGACTTCGTGTCGCATCCAATACCGAGTTTCATTTCATTCACCGGCTCAACGCCTATAGGGCAGAACATCGCTAGACAGGCAAGCTGCGGTGAATACCTCAAACATGTTGCTCTCGAACTCGGTGGTAACAACCCGTTTGTTGTCCTTGCAGACGCAGACCTTGAGCTCGCTGTACACGCAGCCGTTGTTGGCAAGTTCCTTCACCAAGGGCAGATTTGCATGGCCGTCAACAGGATCATCGTGGAAGACTCGATTTATGACGACTTCGCCTCAATGTTCATCCAGCGCGTAAGCAATCTCGTGCTTGGAGATCCGGGAGACATCAAAACTGCTGTCGGCCCAGTGATCAACCAGAAGCAGTTCAGCGGCCTGACGCAGAAAGTAGCACAAGCCAAAAGAGAAGGCGCAACCCTGGCCTACGCTGGCGAGTCTGAGGGTCTAGTCTTCGCTCCTCATGTTTTCACAGAGGTCAAACCCCATATGGAACTGGCGGTCGAAGAGATATTTGGCCCGATTGCCGGCCTGATGCGTGCCAAAGACGCCGAGCACGCCCTGGAACTGGCAAACGCAACTCAGTTTGGTCTCTCTGCTGCAGTTTTCTCTGGTGATCTGGATCGAGGTGTTCAATTTGCCCGGCGGATTCAGTCAGGTATGGCGCACGTCAACGATATTCCTGTTGCAGACGCTGCCAACATTCCTTTCGGTGGGGAGAAGAATTCTGGCATTGGCCGATTCAACGGCGACTGGGCAATCGACGAATTCACCACAACTCAATGGGTATCTGTACAACGTCAACCGCGTCAGTACCCCTTCTGA
- a CDS encoding type III effector protein RopAA — MDSISLTPPHPLTNQVEETLPSHSTTATTGTAASVPIGPVTAEQDLANRTGAIKAQLTRVFEPHINGANREAFEALIDDRSRTLANDGETAQSVDAVLTKGSRLDRAAHDTVGFLRSVPFGAASIALDFAPAVTGNGSITAPLALSAIAGLVSSASDTVGNGLIKRATSDTQWLVAENADLEPVMQEAAQAVKPSLTTQAVEGSLTFQTFTARNVLRTVIQPVVTKTVDAQTGSKVDSVIAAVGSPLSGMAAYDLQHSIDKSKHRIGPEYLLGRQDWHQRYKDLKNYGVGSAAMGIAKRVGSLPLDAMRDGSKSLQALVTPTGLVSGLGALAGGITAIGMAQTAAVNAARRSGISPAGVAAAGKATVTATMAPVLAAWVTTGVMTQPLADKASAALDRLSAGPAHPDELQGMLPLANMSTAEQIAEDSDNEDDGADVVSGRSTLNAAERAV, encoded by the coding sequence ATGGATTCCATCTCCCTGACACCGCCCCATCCACTGACGAATCAGGTTGAAGAAACACTCCCGTCCCATTCAACGACCGCGACCACCGGGACCGCTGCATCCGTCCCGATCGGTCCTGTCACGGCTGAACAGGACCTGGCCAATCGGACGGGTGCAATCAAGGCCCAGCTCACCCGGGTATTCGAGCCGCATATAAACGGTGCCAATCGCGAGGCCTTCGAAGCACTGATCGACGATCGTTCGCGTACCTTGGCCAATGACGGGGAAACCGCGCAAAGCGTCGATGCCGTGCTGACCAAAGGCTCGCGCCTGGATCGCGCGGCCCATGACACGGTTGGATTCCTTCGTTCGGTTCCCTTCGGCGCGGCGTCCATCGCGCTGGACTTCGCCCCGGCGGTGACCGGCAATGGTTCGATTACCGCTCCATTGGCGCTGTCGGCGATTGCCGGCCTGGTCAGCAGCGCCTCCGACACGGTCGGCAATGGCCTGATCAAGCGCGCCACCAGCGACACCCAGTGGCTGGTCGCCGAAAATGCCGATCTGGAGCCGGTCATGCAGGAAGCCGCCCAGGCTGTGAAGCCGAGCCTGACGACCCAGGCTGTCGAAGGCAGCCTGACGTTCCAGACCTTCACCGCGCGAAACGTGTTGCGCACGGTCATCCAACCCGTCGTGACGAAGACCGTCGATGCGCAAACGGGCAGCAAGGTGGACTCGGTGATCGCTGCCGTCGGTTCTCCGCTTTCAGGCATGGCCGCTTATGACCTGCAACATTCCATCGATAAATCCAAACACCGGATTGGCCCGGAATACCTGCTGGGGCGTCAAGACTGGCACCAGCGTTACAAGGACCTCAAGAATTATGGCGTAGGGAGTGCTGCGATGGGCATTGCGAAGCGGGTCGGTAGCCTGCCGCTGGACGCGATGCGCGATGGCAGCAAATCGCTGCAAGCCTTGGTTACGCCGACTGGCCTGGTCAGTGGTCTCGGCGCGTTGGCCGGCGGTATTACGGCGATCGGCATGGCCCAGACCGCCGCGGTCAACGCAGCCAGGCGTTCCGGGATTTCGCCTGCGGGTGTGGCGGCGGCTGGCAAGGCGACGGTGACGGCCACGATGGCCCCGGTGCTCGCTGCCTGGGTGACGACGGGAGTGATGACCCAGCCGTTGGCGGACAAGGCCTCCGCCGCGTTGGACAGGCTATCCGCCGGTCCCGCTCATCCGGATGAGCTGCAGGGAATGTTGCCCTTGGCCAACATGTCGACGGCCGAACAGATCGCCGAAGATAGCGACAATGAGGATGACGGCGCCGATGTGGTCTCGGGCCGCTCGACCCTCAATGCCGCTGAGCGAGCTGTTTAG
- a CDS encoding ArsC family reductase: protein MPKENKHLQLFGIKACDTMKKARTWLDEHAVRYDFHDYKTAGIDREHLTQWCNEHGWQVVLNRAGTTFRKLDDERKADLDQTKAIELMLAQPSMIKRPVLDLGDRTLIGFKPDIYAAEIK from the coding sequence ATGCCCAAGGAAAACAAGCACTTGCAGCTTTTCGGCATCAAAGCCTGTGACACGATGAAAAAAGCGCGTACCTGGCTCGATGAGCACGCGGTGCGCTACGACTTTCACGACTACAAGACCGCCGGCATCGACCGTGAGCACCTGACCCAATGGTGCAACGAACATGGCTGGCAAGTGGTGTTGAACCGTGCCGGTACGACCTTTCGCAAACTCGACGACGAACGCAAAGCCGATCTCGACCAGACGAAAGCCATCGAACTGATGCTCGCGCAACCCTCGATGATCAAGCGCCCGGTGCTCGATCTCGGTGACCGAACCCTGATTGGCTTCAAGCCAGATATTTATGCGGCAGAGATCAAGTAA
- the dapD gene encoding 2,3,4,5-tetrahydropyridine-2,6-dicarboxylate N-succinyltransferase: MSTTLFSLAFGVGTQNRQGAWLEVFYAQPLLNPSADIVAAIAPILGYSEGNQAITFTTAQASQLAEALKGVDAGQAALLTRLAESHKPLVATLLAEDAQLASTPEAYLKLHLLSHRLVKPHGLNLAGIFPLLPNVAWTSLGAIDLSELAEHQLEARLRGELLEVFSVDKFPKMTDYVVPAGVRIADAARVRLGAYVGEGTTVMHEGFVNFNAGTEGPGMIEGRVSAGVFVGKGSDLGGGCSTMGTLSGGGNIVIKVGEGCLIGANAGIGIPLGDRNTVESGLYVTAGTKVKLLDENNQLVKVVKARDLAGQPDLLFRRNSETGAVECKTHKSAIELNEALHAHN; encoded by the coding sequence ATGTCCACTACCCTGTTCAGCCTGGCCTTCGGTGTCGGCACTCAAAACCGTCAAGGTGCCTGGCTGGAAGTGTTCTACGCACAGCCGCTGCTCAACCCGTCGGCCGACATCGTCGCAGCCATCGCACCGATCCTCGGCTACAGCGAAGGCAACCAGGCCATCACCTTCACCACCGCCCAGGCCTCGCAACTGGCGGAAGCGCTCAAGGGCGTTGATGCCGGGCAAGCCGCGCTGCTGACCCGCCTGGCCGAAAGCCACAAGCCGCTGGTCGCCACCCTGCTGGCCGAAGATGCCCAACTGGCTTCCACGCCTGAGGCCTACCTCAAGCTGCACCTGCTGTCCCATCGCCTGGTCAAGCCCCATGGCCTGAACCTGGCCGGCATCTTCCCACTGCTGCCGAACGTGGCCTGGACCAGCCTGGGCGCGATCGACTTGAGCGAACTGGCCGAACACCAGCTCGAAGCCCGCCTGCGTGGCGAGTTGCTGGAAGTGTTCTCGGTGGACAAGTTCCCGAAAATGACCGACTACGTGGTCCCGGCCGGCGTGCGTATCGCCGATGCCGCGCGGGTCCGCCTGGGCGCCTATGTGGGCGAAGGCACCACCGTGATGCACGAAGGCTTCGTCAACTTCAACGCCGGCACCGAAGGCCCGGGCATGATCGAAGGCCGTGTTTCGGCGGGCGTATTCGTCGGCAAGGGCTCGGACCTGGGCGGCGGTTGCTCGACCATGGGCACCCTGTCGGGCGGCGGCAATATCGTGATCAAGGTCGGCGAAGGCTGCCTGATCGGCGCCAACGCCGGCATCGGTATCCCGCTGGGCGACCGCAACACCGTGGAGTCGGGCCTGTACGTGACGGCCGGCACCAAAGTGAAGCTGCTGGACGAAAACAACCAACTGGTCAAAGTGGTCAAGGCCCGCGACCTGGCCGGCCAGCCTGACCTGTTGTTCCGCCGCAACTCCGAAACCGGCGCGGTGGAGTGCAAGACGCACAAATCAGCCATCGAGCTGAACGAAGCACTGCACGCCCACAATTAA
- a CDS encoding cysteine desulfurase: MLIQSPWRADFPAIAALQRQGQTYLDSAATTQKPQALLNALTHYYANGAANVHRAQHLPGAHATQAFEDSRLKVSQWLNAGNCGQVVFTHGATSALNLLAYGLEHLFNPGDEIVISALEHHANLLPWQQLAERRSLTLVVLPLDADGVIDPGAAAELIGPRTRLLAVSQLSNVLGAWQPVPALLALAKARGALTVIDGAQGVVHGRHDVEALGCDFYVFSSHKLYGPDGLGVLFGRTEALGNLRHWQFGGEMVQQADYHSASFRPAPLGFEAGTPPIASVIGLGATLDYLSDLDPQAVIEHEAALHDYLLHGLLARNGVHLVGTPRLALVSFVVDGIHNADLAHLLTEQGIAVRAGHHCAMPLFKHLKLSGAIRVSLALYNDSADLERFFEALDQALEMLR; the protein is encoded by the coding sequence ATGTTGATCCAATCCCCCTGGCGGGCCGATTTCCCGGCTATCGCCGCCCTGCAACGGCAAGGCCAGACCTACCTGGACAGCGCCGCCACCACGCAAAAACCCCAAGCACTGCTCAATGCCCTGACGCATTACTACGCCAACGGCGCGGCCAACGTGCACCGGGCGCAACATTTGCCGGGCGCCCATGCCACCCAGGCGTTCGAGGACAGCCGCCTCAAGGTCTCGCAATGGCTCAATGCCGGAAACTGCGGGCAAGTGGTCTTCACCCACGGCGCCACTTCGGCGCTGAACTTACTGGCCTATGGGCTGGAACATCTATTCAACCCGGGCGACGAGATCGTCATCAGCGCCCTGGAACACCACGCCAACCTGCTGCCGTGGCAACAACTGGCCGAGCGCCGTTCGTTGACACTGGTGGTGTTGCCACTGGATGCCGACGGGGTGATCGACCCTGGCGCCGCCGCCGAACTGATCGGCCCGCGTACGCGGTTGCTGGCGGTGAGCCAGTTATCCAATGTGCTGGGAGCCTGGCAACCGGTGCCAGCGCTGCTGGCGCTGGCCAAGGCCCGGGGCGCGCTGACGGTGATCGACGGCGCCCAAGGCGTGGTTCATGGCCGCCACGACGTGGAGGCGCTGGGCTGCGACTTCTACGTGTTTTCCAGCCACAAACTCTACGGCCCCGATGGGCTGGGCGTGCTGTTTGGCCGTACCGAAGCCCTTGGCAACCTGCGTCATTGGCAGTTCGGCGGCGAAATGGTGCAACAGGCCGATTACCACAGCGCCAGCTTCCGCCCCGCGCCGCTGGGTTTCGAAGCGGGCACGCCGCCGATTGCCAGCGTGATCGGCCTGGGGGCGACCCTGGATTACCTGTCCGACCTCGACCCGCAGGCGGTCATCGAACATGAGGCAGCGCTGCATGACTACCTGCTCCATGGCCTGTTGGCCCGCAACGGCGTTCACCTGGTGGGCACCCCGCGCCTGGCCCTGGTCAGCTTCGTGGTCGACGGCATCCACAACGCCGACCTGGCGCACCTGCTGACCGAGCAAGGCATCGCCGTGCGCGCCGGGCATCACTGCGCCATGCCGTTGTTCAAGCATTTGAAGCTGTCCGGGGCGATCAGGGTGTCGCTGGCGCTGTACAACGACTCTGCCGATCTCGAACGTTTCTTCGAGGCCCTGGACCAGGCCCTGGAGATGTTGCGATGA
- a CDS encoding SufE family protein has translation MNLPADAALALQTFQDAAGWEQRARLLMQWGERLPPLSDADKCDANLVHGCESQVWLVGRLHDGHWQFSASSDARLIRGLVALLLARVNGLSTEELQQVDLPGWFNQLGLSRQLSPSRSNGLNAVLKRMFELAQ, from the coding sequence ATGAACCTGCCCGCCGATGCCGCCCTGGCGCTGCAAACCTTCCAGGACGCCGCCGGCTGGGAACAACGTGCGCGATTGCTGATGCAATGGGGCGAACGCCTGCCGCCGCTGAGCGATGCGGACAAGTGCGACGCCAACCTGGTCCATGGTTGCGAGAGCCAGGTGTGGCTGGTGGGCCGCTTGCACGATGGGCACTGGCAGTTTTCCGCGAGCAGCGATGCGCGGCTGATTCGCGGCCTGGTGGCGCTTTTGCTGGCGCGGGTCAACGGTTTGTCCACTGAAGAGTTGCAGCAGGTGGATTTGCCGGGTTGGTTCAATCAGTTGGGATTGTCGCGGCAGCTATCGCCGTCGCGCAGCAATGGGTTGAATGCGGTGTTGAAGCGGATGTTTGAGTTGGCTCAATAA
- the tcdA gene encoding tRNA cyclic N6-threonylcarbamoyladenosine(37) synthase TcdA yields the protein MVMSTEDPRFAGIARLYGVEGLEHLRAAHVAIVGVGGVGSWAAEAIARCGVGEISLFDLDDVCVSNANRQLHALDSTVGKPKVEVMAERLRGINPDCTVHAVADFVTRDTMAQYITPNIDCVIDCIDSVNAKAALIAWCKRRKIQIITTGGAGGQIDPTLIQVCDLNRTFNDPLASKVRSTLRRDYGFSRTVTRHYSVPCVFSTEQLRYPKPDGSICLQKSFVGDGVKLDCAGGFGAVMMVTATFGMVAATKAVDKIVAGVRRPSDRAKPQV from the coding sequence ATGGTCATGAGTACAGAAGATCCACGGTTTGCCGGTATCGCCCGTTTGTATGGCGTCGAAGGTCTGGAGCACCTGCGGGCGGCCCATGTGGCGATTGTCGGTGTTGGCGGTGTCGGTTCCTGGGCGGCGGAAGCCATTGCCCGTTGCGGCGTGGGCGAGATTTCGCTGTTTGATCTGGACGATGTCTGCGTGAGCAACGCCAACCGTCAGTTGCACGCCCTGGACAGCACCGTCGGCAAACCCAAGGTCGAAGTGATGGCCGAGCGGCTGCGCGGGATCAACCCCGACTGCACGGTGCATGCGGTGGCCGACTTCGTCACCCGTGACACCATGGCTCAATACATCACGCCGAACATCGACTGCGTGATCGACTGCATCGACAGCGTCAACGCCAAGGCTGCACTGATCGCCTGGTGCAAGCGCCGCAAGATCCAGATCATCACCACGGGCGGGGCGGGCGGGCAGATCGACCCAACGCTGATCCAGGTCTGCGACTTGAACCGTACGTTCAACGATCCGTTGGCCTCCAAGGTACGTTCCACCTTGCGTCGCGACTACGGCTTTTCCCGCACCGTGACTCGTCACTACAGCGTGCCTTGCGTGTTCTCCACCGAACAACTGCGCTACCCGAAACCGGACGGCAGCATTTGCTTGCAGAAGAGTTTTGTCGGCGACGGCGTCAAGCTCGACTGCGCCGGTGGGTTTGGCGCGGTGATGATGGTGACGGCGACCTTCGGCATGGTCGCGGCGACCAAGGCTGTGGATAAGATTGTGGCGGGAGTGCGGCGGCCGTCTGACAGGGCCAAGCCTCAGGTTTGA
- the dapE gene encoding succinyl-diaminopimelate desuccinylase has protein sequence MTAHADLSPTLQLACDLIRRPSVTPVDADCQKLMMQRLGNAGFTLEPMRIEDVDNFWASHGKHDGPVLCFAGHTDVVPTGPVQAWQLDPFDAVIDEQGMLCGRGAADMKGSLAAMVVAAERFVADYPDHKGSLTFLITSDEEGPAHHGTKAVIERLKARQERLDWCIVGEPSSTTLVGDVVKNGRRGSLGAKLTVRGKQGHVAYPHLAKNPIHLAAPALAELAAEHWDHGNDFFPPTSFQISNLNSGTGATNVIPGDLVAVFNFRFSTESTVEGLQQRVADILDKHQLDWHIDWALSGLPFLTEPGALLDAVSSSIKDVTGRETQASTSGGTSDGRFIATMGTQVVELGPVNATIHQVNERVLAADLDVLTEIYYKTLIKLLA, from the coding sequence ATGACGGCCCACGCCGACCTCTCGCCGACCCTGCAACTCGCCTGCGACCTGATCCGCCGTCCGTCCGTGACGCCAGTGGATGCCGATTGCCAGAAACTGATGATGCAGCGCCTGGGCAACGCGGGCTTTACGCTCGAGCCGATGCGCATCGAGGATGTGGATAACTTCTGGGCCAGCCATGGCAAGCATGACGGTCCGGTGTTGTGCTTCGCCGGGCACACCGACGTGGTGCCGACCGGTCCGGTGCAGGCCTGGCAGCTCGACCCGTTCGATGCGGTCATCGACGAACAGGGCATGCTCTGCGGCCGTGGCGCGGCCGACATGAAGGGCAGCCTGGCGGCGATGGTGGTGGCGGCCGAACGGTTCGTCGCCGACTACCCGGACCACAAGGGCTCGCTGACCTTCCTGATCACCAGCGACGAAGAAGGCCCGGCCCACCACGGCACCAAAGCCGTGATCGAGCGCCTCAAGGCCCGCCAGGAACGATTGGACTGGTGCATCGTCGGCGAACCGTCGAGCACCACGTTGGTGGGTGATGTGGTCAAGAATGGCCGGCGCGGTTCCCTCGGCGCGAAGTTGACCGTGCGCGGCAAACAAGGTCACGTGGCTTATCCACACCTGGCGAAGAACCCGATCCACCTGGCCGCACCCGCCTTGGCAGAACTGGCTGCCGAGCATTGGGACCACGGCAACGACTTCTTCCCACCGACCAGTTTCCAGATCTCCAACCTCAATTCCGGCACCGGCGCGACCAACGTGATCCCCGGCGACCTGGTGGCAGTGTTCAACTTCCGCTTTTCCACCGAATCCACCGTCGAGGGCCTGCAACAGCGCGTCGCCGATATCCTCGACAAGCATCAACTGGACTGGCACATCGATTGGGCACTGTCCGGCCTGCCGTTCCTCACCGAACCAGGTGCGCTGCTCGACGCCGTATCGTCGAGTATCAAGGACGTCACCGGGCGCGAGACCCAGGCGTCCACCAGCGGTGGCACGTCCGATGGTCGCTTCATCGCCACCATGGGCACGCAAGTGGTGGAACTGGGGCCGGTCAACGCGACCATCCACCAGGTCAACGAACGCGTGCTGGCCGCCGATCTCGATGTGCTGACCGAGATCTACTACAAGACGCTGATCAAGTTGCTCGCCTGA
- a CDS encoding putative RNA methyltransferase — MLACPICSEPLNAVDNGVVCPAGHRFDRARQGYLNLLPVQHKNSRDPGDNQAMVEARRDFLNAGHYAPVARRLAQLAAERAPGRWLDIGCGEGYYTAQIAEALPDADGYALDISREAVKRACKRNPQLTWLIASMARVPLADGCCQFLASVFSPLDWQEARRLLSPGGGLMKVGPTAGHLMELRERLYDEVREYTDDKHLALVPSGMVLDHSETLEFKLTLENGQDRANLLAMTPHGWRASAERRASVIEQAEPFQVTVSMRYDYFVLQ, encoded by the coding sequence ATGCTCGCCTGCCCGATCTGCAGTGAACCGCTGAACGCGGTGGACAACGGTGTAGTGTGCCCAGCCGGCCACCGCTTCGACCGCGCGCGGCAGGGTTACCTGAACCTGCTGCCAGTGCAGCACAAGAACAGCCGCGACCCCGGCGACAACCAGGCGATGGTCGAAGCCCGGCGCGACTTCCTCAACGCCGGGCATTACGCCCCGGTCGCCCGGCGCCTGGCGCAACTGGCCGCCGAACGCGCGCCCGGGCGTTGGCTGGACATCGGCTGTGGCGAAGGCTACTACACCGCGCAGATCGCCGAGGCGCTGCCCGATGCCGATGGCTATGCCCTGGACATTTCCCGCGAGGCGGTCAAGCGCGCCTGCAAACGCAACCCGCAACTGACCTGGTTGATCGCCAGTATGGCCCGGGTGCCGCTGGCGGACGGCTGCTGCCAGTTCCTGGCCAGCGTGTTCAGCCCGCTGGACTGGCAGGAGGCCAGACGGTTGCTCAGCCCCGGCGGCGGCCTGATGAAAGTCGGCCCCACCGCCGGCCACCTGATGGAATTGCGCGAGCGCCTGTACGACGAAGTGCGCGAATACACCGACGACAAGCACCTGGCCCTGGTGCCGTCGGGCATGGTGCTGGATCACAGCGAAACCCTCGAATTCAAGCTGACGCTCGAAAACGGCCAGGACCGCGCCAACCTGCTGGCCATGACACCCCACGGCTGGCGCGCCAGTGCCGAACGCCGTGCCAGCGTGATCGAGCAGGCCGAGCCGTTCCAGGTCACGGTGTCGATGCGCTACGATTATTTCGTTCTTCAATAA
- a CDS encoding cold-shock protein produces MAARETGNVKWFNDAKGYGFIQREGGADVFVHYRAIRGEGHRSLTEGQQVEYAVVEGQKGLQAEDVVGL; encoded by the coding sequence ATGGCAGCAAGGGAAACCGGCAACGTGAAGTGGTTCAACGATGCCAAGGGCTACGGTTTCATCCAGCGCGAAGGTGGGGCGGATGTGTTCGTGCATTACCGCGCGATCCGCGGTGAGGGCCACCGTTCACTGACCGAAGGCCAGCAGGTCGAGTACGCGGTCGTGGAAGGGCAGAAGGGCTTGCAGGCTGAGGATGTGGTGGGGTTGTAA